The Accipiter gentilis chromosome 19, bAccGen1.1, whole genome shotgun sequence genome has a window encoding:
- the PARP4 gene encoding LOW QUALITY PROTEIN: protein mono-ADP-ribosyltransferase PARP4 (The sequence of the model RefSeq protein was modified relative to this genomic sequence to represent the inferred CDS: inserted 5 bases in 3 codons; deleted 2 bases in 2 codons; substituted 4 bases at 4 genomic stop codons): protein MAIFANRVFFIKVKYXTIQRKSRLKVSIKENGGVVNFVLNHKTTRVLVNTADVLSCHDLQNIQKYQLPVLCEDFIWKSVGKGELLQIDAYKVNKSQGDASDQRPVSRPHQQATLGGMEDLSSAENKNATKKNANNSNLTVIEDSERRIESNIMLQPITVQHYWAYVIFDYSDSIPDFTVKIIKILLFSPQDFEVAKYGVLEKISLSVNSKESKDFVVTELQCSQEHYKFPFXDCARFSASNVTKNNKQFVTNTAEEIREKYKSFIVDLKSQDFLLREXFPPEAESVASTKLEKLLLEEAIHSSAVCQEVSDFVELIWAGAVGHLDSLLLESVNNVSLNDVSXFFKAEGILLQVKNXLDEGAGKVALQEMMMEFYQVIHHKTETDYKVSKKLLPRKQDLCQVTFPDCFSSIKYSSPSEMDETRLLAVCDVALGSCSDWYEQDYSLNNAPSAYDSVCGVHKTAGISSGFEGDEYVVYKTCWVKIRYVAKFCLAEDQKTTFQPADEVXAKQDNNKPESHCHLQYESYELPNANLSNLVKLFFRTDTIKKICVKQVKPQKNKDACMLVFQPELERAFEEQLSSKIIILLDCLNSMAGSALHQAKQIALRVLELFCFRQRVNVVKFCTNFTEFSSFSMNITNDLASLKELLQFVTTEKERIQQRIELTSVNWKEIFALQNRDGSWNLSPQLRKILTLDVDHLINNFLIRKGIQSLGPNVKEKLLQLIATLLVLQSICYTKELKGIVFKTLMKLDDSTYSGVHWVFELIKRAVAWVRRAERXFPSICYQLELGKDCSSATRKIPELCLPIGNYINMQNTTKFEKILFPSENPHSPAGPHPKVSVYIFLGPFPKTSSGRGQRLTPLYRGIQHAPSSHLGNPGPPGHRTFGGKVNGVRRRLWVPPVTTALLRRRATAPGTDTLRGGSVTLFEEGAPGPACRPAAPALSRRSPLADGTGAPGSR, encoded by the exons ACTACACGTGTTCTTGTGAATACTGCTGATGTCCTCAGCTGTCATGATCTACAAAATATTCAGAAGTATCAGCTCCCTGTTTTATGTGAAGATTTCATTTGGAAGTCAGTTGGAAAGGGGGAACTTTTACAGATTGATGCATATAAGGTTAATAAATCACAAGGTGATGCTTCTGACCAAAGGCCAGTGTCACGACCCCATCAGCAAGCTACCCTGGGTGGTATGGAAG ACCTCTcatctgctgaaaataaaaatgccacaaagaaaaatgcaaacaattcCAACCTTACTGTTATTGAGGACAGCGAGAGAAGAATTGAGTCCAA TATAATGTTGCAGCCTATTACAGTACAGCATTACTGGGCATATGTGATTTTTGATTACTCTGATTCCATTCCAGATTTTACAGTGAAAATTATCAAGatactccttttttccccccaagattTTGAAGTTGCAAAATACGGTGTCCTTGAAAAAATAAGCCTTTCT GTTAACTCCaaggaaagcaaagattttgtaGTTACTGAATTACAGTGTTCCCAAGAGCATTACAAGTTTCCGTT TGACTGTGCACGCTTCAGTGCATCAAATGTAACAAAG AATAATAAACAGTTTGTAACTAATACTGCTGAAGAAATAAGAGAAAAGTACAAGTCTTTTATTGTAGACTTGAAGAGCCAGGATTTCCTGCTCAGAGA TTTTCCACCAGAAGCAGAATCTGTAGCTTCTACAAAATTGGAAAAG TTACTTCTAGAGGAAGCCATCCATTCAAGTGCTGTATGTCAGGAAGTTAGTGATTTTGTGGAATTGATCTGGGCAGGAGCTGTTGGGCACCTGGATAGTTTACTACTTGAATCAGTAAACAACGTAAGCCTAAATGATGTAAGTTAATTTTT CAAAGCAGAAGGTATTTTACTCCAAGTAAAGAATTAACTGGATGAGGGAGCTGGCAAGGTGGCACTACAAGAGATGATGATGGAATTCTATCAAGTTATACATCACAAAACTGAAACAGACTATAAAGTTTCCAAAAAGCTGTTACCTAGAAAACAGGACCTATGTCAGGTCACTTTTCCAGATTGCTT CAGCAGTATTAAGTATTCCTCACCCAGTGAAATGGATGAAACCCGGCTACTGGCAGTTTGTGATGTGGCA CTTGGATCCTGCTCAGATTGGTATGAACAAGATTATTCATTAAATAATGCACCATCAGCTTATGACAGTGTGTGTGGAGTCCATAAAACAGCAGGCATCTCTTCAGGCTTTGAG GGTGATGAATATGTTGTGTATAAAACCTGTTGGGTTAAAATTAGGTATGTTGCTAAGTTTTGCCTTGCTGAAGATCAAAAAACAACATTTCAGCCTGCAGATGAGGTGTAAGCGAAGCAAGATAACAATAAGCCAGAGTCGCACTGTCATTTACAGTATGAga GCTATGAATTACCAAATGCAAATCTTTCAAATCTGGTAAAACTCTTCTTCAGGACAGATACAATAAAAAAGATTTGTGttaaacaagtaaaaccacagaaaaa CAAGGATG CTTGTATGCTTGTATTCCAACCAGAGCTTGAAAGAGCATTTGAAGAGCAGCTGTCcagtaaaattattattttattagattGCTTGAATTCTATGGCAGGTTCAGCTCTACACCAAGCAAAGCAGATTGCTTTACGTGTTTTGGAACTATTTTGTTTCAGACAAAGAGTGAATGTGGTCAAATTTTGCACAA ATttcacagaattttcttctttttcaatgaACATCACAAATGATTTGGCATCACTGAAGGAGTTATTACA ATTtgtaacaacagagaaagaaaggattCAACAGAGAATTGAGTTGACTTCTGTAAACTGGAAAGAAATTTTTGCGCTCCAAAATCGG GATGGCTCTTGGAATCTC AGTCCACAGTTACGAAAAATCTTGACACTTGATGTTGATCATTTGATTAATAATTTCCTTATTAGAAAAGGCATTCAGTCACTTG gcccaaatgtaaaagaaaagctACTGCAGTTGATTGCTACTCTTCTTGTGCTACAGTCCATATGCTACACAAAGGAACTGAAAGGGATAGTTTTCAAAACACTGATGAAACTGGATGA TTCTACATACAGTGGTGTTCACTGGGTTTTTGAGTTAATCAAGAGAGCAGTAGCGTGGGTAAGAAGAGCTGAGAGGTGATTTCCATCTATTTGCTATCAACTTGAACTTGGGAAAGACTGCAGTTCTGCTACCAGGAAGATACCGG aGCTGTGCTTGCCTATAGGCAATTATATTAACATGCAAAATACTACAAAATTTGAAAAGATCCTTTTTCCTAGTGAAAACCCCCATTCCCCAGCAGGACCGCATCCCAAGGTGTCCGTGTACATCTTTCTTGGGCCTTTCCCCAAAACCTCATCCGGCCGAGGGCAAAGACTAACACCTCTGTACCGGGGCATTCAGCACGCTCCGTCTTCTCACCTGGGCAACCCAGGCCCACCCGGGCACCGCACCTTCGGCGGAAAGGTCAACGGCGTCCGAAGGCGCCTTTGGGTGCCCCCGGTCACCACCGCCCTTCTCCGGAGAAGGGCTACTGCGCCAGGCACCGACACCTTACGCGGGGGTTCGGTCACGCTTTTCGAGGAAGGGGCCCCCGGGCCTGCGTGCAGACCGGCAGCTCCAGCGCTCAGCCGGCGCTCGCCCCTCGCCGACGGGACCGGGGCTCCCGGCAGCCGTTAG